A region from the Candidatus Delongbacteria bacterium genome encodes:
- a CDS encoding sigma-54-dependent Fis family transcriptional regulator encodes MNILIVDDVKENIIALSDFLDTVGYNTYRASNGVEALKIVDENDINLVISDIRMPEMDGFTLLETLKKSVKYNLIPIILVTAFGDIENAVNAMKNGAYDYLLKPIDINELYEKIKRIEKIIQLDKENRKLKEENSKQKIVIDNLNFLIRGKDNFNVSGIISEKMKNIYRFAEKLHNSSDTPVLLEGETGTGKEVLARAIHNGPDFVKTPFVAINCAAIPESLFESEIFGYEAGAFTGGNPKGQIGKIEIAENGTLFLDEIGEISSMIQAKLLRVIQEKEYYRIGGKKPIKCNVRFVCSTNINLERAMDSGHFRKDLFYRFSAGHIKIPPLRERKEDVLPLAEHFLKELRQFGKTELAGFDDNAKSIISDYFFPGNVRQLKNTIERIALMVDDTIIKAEYVEPFLKAVKFDSIIINQNKKIEIDTQDIKLPDDRLDLNKLNLKIVEMALLRFKYNKTETANYLGIPRTSLYGYIKRLENI; translated from the coding sequence ATGAATATTCTAATTGTAGACGATGTAAAGGAAAATATAATAGCACTTTCTGATTTTCTTGATACAGTTGGATACAATACTTATCGTGCATCAAATGGAGTTGAAGCCTTAAAAATTGTGGATGAAAATGATATAAATTTAGTTATTAGCGATATTAGAATGCCTGAAATGGATGGATTTACTCTACTGGAAACATTAAAGAAATCTGTAAAATACAACCTAATTCCAATAATTCTTGTTACAGCATTTGGTGATATAGAAAATGCTGTTAATGCGATGAAAAATGGAGCGTATGACTATCTTTTAAAACCTATTGATATTAATGAGCTTTATGAGAAAATCAAACGGATCGAAAAAATAATCCAATTGGATAAGGAAAATAGAAAGTTAAAAGAAGAAAACTCTAAACAGAAGATTGTAATTGATAATTTGAATTTTCTAATAAGGGGTAAGGATAATTTCAATGTATCGGGTATTATTTCAGAGAAAATGAAAAATATTTATCGATTTGCTGAAAAATTGCATAATTCATCAGATACTCCCGTACTGCTTGAAGGTGAAACAGGAACAGGAAAAGAAGTTCTTGCAAGAGCTATTCATAATGGTCCGGATTTTGTCAAAACACCATTTGTTGCCATAAATTGTGCTGCCATACCCGAATCATTATTTGAATCAGAGATTTTTGGATATGAAGCCGGAGCCTTCACTGGGGGGAATCCAAAGGGGCAGATTGGAAAAATTGAAATTGCTGAAAATGGAACTCTTTTTCTAGATGAGATTGGCGAAATTTCGTCAATGATTCAAGCTAAACTTCTCAGAGTAATCCAAGAAAAAGAGTACTACAGAATTGGAGGGAAAAAACCAATTAAGTGCAATGTTAGGTTCGTTTGCTCAACTAATATCAATCTTGAAAGAGCGATGGATTCAGGACATTTTAGAAAAGATCTTTTTTACAGGTTCAGTGCAGGGCATATAAAAATACCTCCGCTAAGAGAACGAAAAGAGGATGTTTTACCATTAGCAGAGCATTTCTTGAAAGAGTTACGCCAGTTTGGAAAAACTGAATTAGCGGGGTTTGACGATAATGCAAAAAGTATCATCTCAGATTATTTTTTTCCTGGAAATGTTAGGCAGTTAAAAAACACAATTGAACGAATTGCTTTGATGGTCGATGATACGATTATTAAAGCAGAATATGTTGAACCCTTTTTAAAAGCAGTTAAATTTGATAGTATTATAATAAATCAGAATAAAAAAATTGAAATTGACACTCAGGATATAAAATTACCTGATGATCGCTTGGATTTGAATAAACTTAACTTAAAAATAGTTGAAATGGCTCTATTAAGATTCAAATACAATAAGACTGAAACAGCGAATTACCTTGGTATACCTAGGACATCGCTATATGGATATATCAAACGACTAGAAAATATTTAA
- a CDS encoding YihA family ribosome biogenesis GTP-binding protein, protein MEFRIFKSEFIKSASSKEGFIFDDTPQFVFAGKSNVGKSSFINSVLVRKNLAKTSQTPGKTRLVNYFKVNDNFYFVDLPGYGYAKVPHSERDFWQKMVNKYLMSTSSITLAFSLIDIRHNPSENDINMIKMFSHYGINQVIVLSKADKVSKNDATIMVRKLKSLFQNDTVIDYIVYSSLKTTGRDKVLKAIESVLIDTDHLNEATEFSDNGSEI, encoded by the coding sequence ATGGAATTTAGAATTTTTAAAAGTGAATTTATAAAATCAGCTTCAAGTAAAGAAGGTTTTATTTTTGATGATACTCCTCAGTTTGTTTTCGCTGGTAAGTCTAATGTTGGTAAATCATCGTTTATCAACTCCGTTTTAGTAAGAAAAAATTTAGCCAAGACAAGTCAAACTCCAGGAAAAACGAGACTTGTCAACTATTTTAAGGTAAATGATAATTTTTACTTTGTTGATTTACCTGGTTATGGATATGCAAAAGTTCCTCATAGTGAAAGGGATTTTTGGCAAAAGATGGTTAACAAATATCTTATGTCAACAAGTAGTATTACCCTTGCTTTTTCACTAATTGATATAAGACACAATCCTTCAGAAAATGACATAAACATGATAAAGATGTTTTCTCATTATGGCATCAACCAAGTAATTGTTCTATCCAAAGCTGATAAAGTGTCAAAAAATGATGCAACAATTATGGTTAGAAAATTAAAATCATTGTTTCAAAATGATACAGTAATTGATTATATTGTTTATTCATCTCTGAAAACTACTGGAAGAGATAAGGTACTAAAAGCAATTGAATCAGTTTTAATAGATACGGATCATTTGAATGAAGCAACAGAGTTTAGCGATAACGGATCAGAAATATAA
- the lon gene encoding endopeptidase La: MNNIFTDVKFSLDPIKVDSQKSYVVIPSKENIPFPGSIFTISFDSINLARMLEDSYNNGDEVVLLAKKFKGSSDITSSSYFTVGSIGRIIQIIKVPGLGQKALVQSIRRVSIEEFSVKSDTLFAVISPIIIREVKTPYITTSIRMIKSLFSEYYETIKSDGPDILAILNETDTILGVLDMISYHLDIDIELKQSLLEFTKLKEYLNEVHTLLINELEFSKLEKKVELEVSRKVMKDQKEYFLKEKIKGLRSELDIDGADVEEVTKIYKLIEENLLSENAEKKALAEIDKLKRIHSGSPEYGLVRDYLDLIANLPWKKSSKSKIDIASAEKILDEDHYGLEKPKERIIEYLSVLKLVDKIKGPIICLVGPPGVGKTSLGRSIARALDREYIRIALGGLHDEAEIRGHRRTYIGAMPGKIIQNIKKSGVNNPLFLLDEIDKLSSNFRGDPASALLEVLDPEQNSTFIDNYLDVEYDLSKVLFITTANDKSKIPQPLLDRMELIELDGYLDVEKYNIARKYLIPKQMMENGVSEENLTFSDEAIYSIITGYTMEAGVRELDRKIAKICRKAARLSIDEIKTDINLENLEEFLGIPTHLEKIETEGEKIGEINGLAWTSVGGSVLKVETNIIPGKGKLNLTGKLGDVMKESAQTALSYVRSISDKFGIDKDFFENCEIHIHFPEGAIPKDGPSAGITIASALLSAITKTPVKQNVGMTGEIALHGDVLPIGGLNSKLMAAKRSGIKSVILPERNKQNVMDISKDVTDSLDLHYVKHVNEVFRILFNNNLDFSQFV; this comes from the coding sequence ATGAATAATATTTTTACTGACGTAAAGTTTAGCCTTGATCCAATTAAAGTCGATTCTCAAAAAAGTTATGTAGTAATACCATCAAAAGAGAATATCCCATTTCCAGGTTCAATTTTTACAATTAGCTTTGATAGTATAAATTTAGCCAGAATGTTAGAAGACTCGTATAATAATGGTGATGAAGTTGTTCTATTAGCAAAAAAATTCAAAGGTAGTTCTGATATTACCAGTAGTTCATATTTTACTGTTGGAAGCATAGGCAGAATTATTCAAATTATCAAGGTTCCAGGGCTTGGTCAGAAGGCTTTGGTTCAATCAATAAGAAGAGTTTCAATAGAAGAGTTTTCTGTTAAAAGTGATACTCTGTTTGCTGTTATTTCTCCTATCATTATCAGAGAAGTAAAAACGCCATATATAACAACTTCTATTAGAATGATTAAATCCTTATTTTCTGAATATTATGAAACTATAAAATCTGATGGTCCGGATATACTGGCAATATTAAACGAAACTGACACCATTCTTGGTGTTCTGGATATGATTTCATATCATCTTGATATCGATATTGAATTAAAGCAAAGCCTTTTAGAATTTACAAAACTTAAAGAATATCTCAATGAAGTTCATACCTTACTTATAAATGAGCTGGAATTTTCCAAACTTGAAAAAAAAGTAGAGTTAGAAGTTTCAAGAAAAGTAATGAAGGATCAAAAGGAATACTTTCTAAAAGAGAAAATTAAAGGTTTAAGATCTGAATTGGATATCGATGGAGCAGATGTTGAAGAAGTAACTAAGATTTATAAACTTATAGAAGAAAATTTACTATCAGAAAATGCTGAAAAAAAAGCATTAGCTGAAATAGATAAGCTCAAAAGAATCCATAGCGGTTCTCCAGAATATGGTTTAGTAAGAGATTATTTGGATTTAATCGCAAATCTTCCATGGAAAAAAAGTAGTAAATCGAAAATAGATATCGCATCAGCTGAAAAAATTCTTGATGAAGACCACTACGGTCTTGAGAAACCTAAGGAAAGAATAATTGAGTATCTTTCAGTTTTAAAACTTGTAGATAAAATTAAAGGACCTATCATCTGTTTGGTTGGACCTCCTGGTGTTGGTAAAACATCTCTTGGAAGATCCATAGCTAGAGCACTTGATAGAGAATATATTAGAATTGCTCTAGGTGGATTACATGATGAAGCCGAGATAAGAGGACATAGAAGAACGTATATTGGGGCTATGCCTGGAAAAATTATCCAGAACATAAAAAAATCTGGTGTAAATAATCCTCTTTTTCTTCTGGATGAAATAGATAAATTAAGCAGTAATTTTAGAGGAGATCCTGCTTCAGCTTTACTTGAAGTTCTGGATCCTGAACAGAATTCGACATTTATTGATAATTATCTGGATGTTGAGTATGACCTTTCCAAAGTGCTTTTTATCACTACGGCTAACGATAAATCAAAAATACCTCAACCTCTTTTGGATAGAATGGAGTTAATTGAGCTTGATGGCTATCTTGATGTGGAAAAGTATAATATCGCTCGTAAATATCTTATTCCAAAACAGATGATGGAAAACGGTGTATCTGAGGAAAATCTTACTTTTTCTGATGAAGCGATATATTCCATAATTACTGGTTATACCATGGAAGCAGGTGTAAGGGAATTGGATCGTAAAATTGCAAAAATCTGTAGAAAAGCTGCAAGGTTATCCATTGACGAAATTAAAACTGATATAAATCTTGAAAATCTGGAAGAGTTTTTGGGAATACCGACCCATCTCGAAAAAATCGAAACTGAAGGTGAGAAAATTGGGGAAATTAATGGTCTGGCATGGACTAGTGTTGGAGGATCTGTTCTAAAGGTTGAAACCAATATCATTCCTGGGAAAGGTAAATTGAACTTAACTGGAAAACTTGGCGATGTCATGAAAGAGTCTGCCCAGACTGCTTTGAGTTATGTTCGATCTATTTCAGATAAGTTTGGTATCGATAAAGATTTTTTTGAAAACTGTGAAATTCATATTCATTTTCCTGAAGGAGCGATTCCTAAAGACGGTCCTTCAGCTGGAATCACTATAGCATCTGCTCTACTTAGTGCGATTACAAAAACTCCTGTAAAGCAAAATGTTGGTATGACTGGAGAGATTGCCCTTCACGGCGATGTACTTCCTATAGGTGGTTTGAATTCTAAATTGATGGCAGCAAAAAGATCTGGTATTAAATCTGTAATACTGCCTGAAAGAAACAAACAAAATGTTATGGATATTTCAAAAGATGTTACAGATTCATTGGATCTGCATTATGTGAAGCATGTCAACGAAGTATTTAGAATTTTATTTAACAACAATCTTGACTTTAGTCAATTTGTTTAG
- a CDS encoding sensor histidine kinase encodes MKRQTIKSRLITHYFIVSLFPILFLVWFILNKTESYLINTAFSKLEAVETLKINEVMEFFKEFQNSAILLSKLPFIKNHLENYPNAQLSVSSQNYLSEFVKQNEFYDLFIFTSDSGKIIYSVAKEADLGLHMDIEDSHLADTWRKMDSQQKVEFSDLLPYSYSFHKPALFVVTPVFSSNEDYIGAVGLQLPYEKINSVIREREGLEKSSETYLVGQDFRMRSDSFLDSINHSVFASFNGSVEKNGVNTQASKEALKGKSGKGIIEDYRGVNVLSVWRSLEFNNMRWAIISEVDYDEVLNSTIELKRVIILLVFFMLIIIIYLSLWMASSLSQQVKKLTSASDKIIDGIFDNSIENCSIKELNELSDSFRRVSEELNRVIESADNISVSLNNDQNPEIIKEEQFSGRWKILVRSINHLINSKEKSEQKRLETKELLEKAMHLATIGGFSSGIAHEINQPLNVLKMSIDGIIFMMDNKINISEDKLIEKYRSISTQCQKVSDIVYNIRNLSYTKERLKITTFFPLKSIEDIIMSLGKNYIKLETDNRTCSLLSNKVIFEQIIMNLVKNSIETINKMNNPEIIISLKKSKNLVVDIRDNGSGIPETIRHKIYEPFVSSSSGSDNMGLGLFIVKNLVNRLSGQISFETSAKGTKFAIILPDLMEV; translated from the coding sequence ATGAAAAGACAAACTATAAAATCCAGACTAATTACACACTATTTCATAGTAAGTTTGTTTCCAATTCTCTTCTTGGTGTGGTTTATTTTAAATAAAACTGAATCATATCTCATTAATACAGCATTTTCAAAACTAGAGGCAGTTGAAACTCTAAAAATAAATGAAGTAATGGAGTTTTTTAAGGAGTTTCAGAATTCTGCAATTCTGCTATCCAAATTACCCTTCATCAAAAATCATCTTGAAAATTATCCTAATGCTCAACTTTCAGTAAGTAGTCAAAATTATCTTTCGGAGTTTGTTAAGCAGAATGAGTTCTATGATCTTTTTATATTCACTTCAGATAGCGGTAAGATTATATATTCAGTAGCAAAAGAGGCTGATCTTGGATTGCATATGGATATTGAAGATTCTCATCTTGCAGATACGTGGAGAAAAATGGATAGCCAACAAAAGGTTGAATTTTCTGACCTTCTTCCTTATTCCTACAGCTTTCATAAACCTGCTCTGTTCGTGGTAACTCCAGTATTTTCTAGCAATGAAGATTATATTGGAGCTGTTGGTTTACAGCTACCTTACGAAAAAATTAATTCAGTAATTAGAGAAAGAGAAGGTTTAGAAAAAAGTTCCGAAACATATCTTGTGGGTCAGGATTTTAGAATGAGATCTGATTCCTTTCTAGACTCTATAAATCACTCTGTTTTCGCATCATTCAATGGATCTGTTGAGAAAAATGGCGTAAACACACAAGCTTCAAAAGAAGCATTAAAAGGAAAGAGTGGAAAAGGAATAATTGAAGATTACCGAGGTGTAAATGTTCTTTCTGTATGGAGAAGCTTGGAATTTAACAATATGAGATGGGCTATAATATCTGAAGTTGATTATGATGAAGTATTAAATTCTACAATAGAATTAAAAAGAGTCATTATACTTCTTGTTTTTTTTATGCTCATTATAATTATCTATCTTTCATTATGGATGGCTTCTTCCCTTTCTCAACAAGTTAAAAAATTGACAAGTGCCTCAGATAAGATAATCGATGGGATTTTCGACAATTCAATTGAAAATTGTTCCATAAAAGAGCTTAACGAATTATCTGATTCGTTCAGAAGAGTTAGTGAAGAACTCAATAGAGTAATTGAAAGTGCAGACAATATATCTGTATCTTTAAACAATGATCAAAATCCAGAGATCATTAAGGAGGAGCAGTTTTCTGGAAGATGGAAAATCTTAGTACGAAGTATTAATCATTTGATAAATTCCAAGGAGAAATCTGAACAAAAAAGACTGGAAACAAAGGAGCTTCTGGAAAAAGCGATGCATTTGGCTACTATTGGAGGTTTTTCATCTGGAATAGCTCATGAGATAAACCAACCACTTAATGTTTTAAAAATGAGTATCGACGGTATAATTTTTATGATGGACAATAAAATCAACATATCCGAAGATAAATTAATCGAGAAATACAGATCCATATCCACCCAATGTCAAAAAGTTAGTGATATAGTTTACAATATTAGAAATCTCTCATATACAAAAGAACGCTTGAAAATCACAACTTTTTTTCCTTTAAAATCCATAGAAGATATTATTATGAGTCTTGGAAAAAATTATATCAAACTTGAAACAGACAATAGAACGTGCTCTTTACTTTCAAATAAAGTTATTTTTGAGCAGATAATTATGAATTTAGTAAAGAACTCAATTGAAACAATCAATAAAATGAATAATCCAGAAATCATTATCTCACTAAAGAAAAGTAAAAATCTTGTAGTAGATATAAGGGATAATGGTTCAGGTATTCCTGAAACTATTAGACATAAGATTTATGAACCTTTTGTTTCTTCATCTTCAGGATCAGATAATATGGGCCTCGGATTATTTATCGTAAAAAATCTTGTAAATAGATTAAGTGGACAAATTAGTTTTGAGACATCAGCAAAAGGAACAAAATTTGCAATAATTTTGCCAGACTTAATGGAGGTTTAA